A region from the Phycisphaeraceae bacterium genome encodes:
- the lepB gene encoding signal peptidase I yields the protein MEENNSPLPAAATASPAGTVAAAPSEKPTDETIKETFEAIIIAFILAFVFRAYVVEAFVIPTGSMAPTLLGEHVNIVCPQCGYHFNVNSPIPPGASQALCPMCHFPISMKGLSVSAGDRILVHKFLYTISEPRRWDVVVFKNPYDPRINYIKRLVGLPNESLWVIDGNLFVKSQTNNADWHIARKSDRPRVQRDVWQPIYHSQYIPLDRGSSGIDRVEHEWHVPWRAVKGNWSLAQRRSYEHLGGGHGEIAFDFPSAHVGPHWYAYNQFERREADKVDHEPIEDVRIAASVQPSGSGASVKFHTTARLDSLPQEDAVSRLTGSIDATGKVTLEASRLDGGQPRPLGTAQVTPLAAGVSRHVELWYVDQQASLWVDDQRVIVANFDIDIATATGRAPAPQYPEISIEVDGPSVTLHGVEVDRDLYYSSVQYGNPTNHGQGVFVRNRASESPPVNLESDQFFCMGDNSPLSHDSRFWQSVNPWIEKRMFDEEVPPHIQKFGIVPRKLMMGRAFFVYFPAPYPLAPGGSAVLPNFGDMRFIH from the coding sequence TTGGAAGAGAACAACTCACCACTCCCCGCCGCCGCCACCGCCAGTCCCGCGGGGACCGTCGCTGCCGCGCCGAGCGAGAAACCCACCGACGAGACGATCAAGGAAACGTTTGAAGCGATCATCATCGCGTTCATTCTCGCATTCGTGTTTCGCGCGTATGTCGTCGAGGCGTTCGTAATCCCCACCGGCTCGATGGCTCCGACACTGCTGGGAGAGCATGTCAACATCGTCTGCCCGCAATGCGGCTACCACTTCAATGTCAACTCACCGATCCCGCCGGGCGCATCACAGGCCCTCTGCCCGATGTGCCACTTTCCCATCAGCATGAAGGGATTGTCCGTCAGCGCGGGTGATCGCATTCTCGTCCACAAGTTTCTCTACACCATTTCCGAGCCGCGACGGTGGGATGTTGTCGTATTCAAAAATCCCTACGATCCGCGCATCAATTACATCAAGCGACTCGTCGGCCTGCCCAACGAAAGCTTGTGGGTCATTGACGGAAATCTCTTTGTCAAAAGTCAGACCAACAACGCGGACTGGCATATCGCCCGCAAAAGTGATCGGCCGCGCGTTCAACGCGATGTCTGGCAGCCGATCTATCACAGCCAATACATCCCCCTCGACCGGGGAAGCAGCGGGATCGACAGAGTTGAGCACGAGTGGCACGTCCCCTGGCGCGCGGTCAAAGGCAACTGGAGCCTCGCCCAGCGACGGAGCTACGAACACCTCGGCGGCGGGCATGGCGAGATCGCCTTCGACTTTCCCTCAGCCCATGTCGGCCCGCATTGGTACGCCTATAACCAGTTCGAGCGCAGGGAAGCGGATAAGGTTGACCACGAGCCGATTGAAGATGTGCGGATCGCTGCGAGCGTCCAGCCCAGCGGCTCCGGCGCATCGGTCAAGTTTCACACGACCGCTCGACTCGATTCCCTGCCGCAAGAGGATGCTGTCTCGCGGCTGACCGGATCAATCGACGCCACGGGTAAGGTGACACTGGAGGCCAGCCGTCTCGATGGCGGTCAGCCCCGACCGCTGGGAACCGCTCAGGTCACACCGCTGGCTGCGGGCGTCAGCCGTCACGTAGAGCTTTGGTATGTCGATCAGCAGGCCAGCCTGTGGGTGGATGATCAGCGAGTTATCGTCGCCAACTTCGACATCGACATCGCAACCGCCACCGGACGCGCACCCGCGCCGCAGTATCCCGAAATATCCATCGAAGTGGATGGACCGTCAGTGACGCTGCATGGCGTCGAGGTGGACCGTGACCTCTACTACTCGTCGGTGCAGTACGGCAACCCGACCAACCACGGGCAAGGCGTCTTCGTGCGCAACCGCGCCAGCGAATCTCCGCCGGTGAATCTGGAGTCGGATCAGTTTTTCTGTATGGGTGACAACAGCCCGCTGAGTCATGACAGCCGATTCTGGCAGTCGGTCAACCCGTGGATCGAGAAACGGATGTTTGACGAGGAAGTTCCACCGCACATTCAGAAGTTCGGCATCGTGCCGCGAAAACTCATGATGGGGCGTGCATTCTTCGTTTACTTCCCTGCACCGTACCCGCTCGCACCGGGCGGCTCCGCTGTGCTGCCGAATTTCGGTGACATGCGATTCATCCACTGA
- a CDS encoding cupin domain-containing protein, translating into MKSNATRKFRAKLAADQPVFGLWVTLESASITEMAVALGLDWVVIDAEHGHLDWKEIVEHIRAGVRSDTVILVRIAELSIGLIKRALDLGADGVVVPWIESVDELEKAISFARYPPEGLRGIGAERATCWGRCFTDAVGEANDHVLVVPIIETVKAGKAIEQLCRVEGTELFFLGPADYSSTAGFPGQWEGPGVAEELLHIKDVVRKHGKHCGVVATSNENLLQRRQQGFRALALGLDGGLLLRSITGAMAAVGKASTINPQFTREGDTSGKILDRPPENFRPDRPEVMNPIGSGKKFEIARGVSFECLVGAHNQARNLTTGIVTFAPEAELPYHSHTFSESITLLTGRAMVEIEGRRYTLGEMDNVVIPRGLAHHVINTSLAEPAKFHVAMATDQPSRTLVDRFYSRKAMPDSATGLPGAERINRYATTRKFEAAANAMFMDYFNRDLMPGIEMSGGYGLFQPTGRLPAHIHDFDESICIVQGVATCVVEGRKYLMSDDSTALQPRGRVHYFINESRQPMAMLWVYAGPVPERLVVDENNATVAGNPWK; encoded by the coding sequence ATGAAATCCAACGCCACCCGGAAATTCCGCGCCAAGCTCGCCGCCGACCAGCCGGTATTCGGCCTCTGGGTCACTCTGGAATCCGCCAGCATCACCGAAATGGCGGTGGCTCTGGGGCTGGATTGGGTCGTCATCGATGCGGAGCACGGCCACCTCGATTGGAAGGAGATCGTCGAGCATATTCGTGCCGGGGTGCGCAGCGACACGGTCATTCTCGTGCGCATCGCGGAGCTTTCGATCGGACTCATCAAGCGGGCACTCGATCTGGGTGCCGATGGCGTGGTTGTGCCGTGGATCGAGTCCGTCGATGAACTCGAAAAGGCGATCAGCTTTGCGCGTTATCCGCCGGAGGGACTACGCGGCATTGGGGCCGAGCGTGCCACCTGCTGGGGACGATGTTTCACCGATGCGGTTGGCGAAGCGAACGATCATGTGCTGGTCGTGCCCATCATCGAGACGGTGAAAGCAGGCAAGGCGATAGAGCAGCTCTGCCGGGTCGAAGGGACGGAGTTGTTTTTCCTTGGTCCGGCTGACTACTCATCCACAGCAGGCTTTCCCGGCCAGTGGGAAGGACCCGGCGTCGCAGAGGAGTTGCTGCACATCAAGGATGTGGTGCGGAAACACGGCAAACACTGCGGGGTCGTCGCGACAAGCAACGAAAATCTGTTGCAACGCCGTCAGCAGGGATTTCGCGCTCTGGCTCTGGGACTCGACGGCGGATTGCTGCTCCGCAGCATCACCGGAGCGATGGCGGCAGTCGGCAAGGCTTCGACAATCAACCCGCAGTTCACCCGCGAGGGCGACACCTCCGGAAAAATACTCGACCGCCCGCCGGAAAATTTCCGACCCGACCGGCCGGAAGTGATGAATCCGATTGGTTCAGGGAAAAAGTTCGAGATCGCACGCGGCGTGAGCTTTGAATGTCTGGTCGGTGCGCATAATCAGGCACGCAATCTGACGACCGGCATCGTGACCTTCGCGCCTGAAGCGGAACTGCCTTACCACTCGCACACATTCAGCGAGTCGATCACCCTGCTGACCGGCAGGGCGATGGTGGAGATCGAAGGGCGGCGGTACACGCTCGGCGAGATGGACAACGTGGTGATACCGCGCGGCTTGGCGCATCACGTCATCAATACATCGCTGGCGGAACCGGCGAAATTTCACGTGGCGATGGCGACCGATCAACCAAGCCGCACTCTCGTGGACCGCTTTTACTCACGCAAGGCGATGCCTGACAGCGCAACCGGCCTGCCGGGGGCGGAACGCATCAATCGCTATGCGACGACGCGCAAGTTTGAGGCGGCGGCGAATGCGATGTTCATGGACTATTTCAATCGCGACCTGATGCCAGGTATCGAGATGAGCGGCGGCTACGGACTTTTCCAGCCGACCGGCCGGCTTCCCGCGCATATTCACGACTTCGACGAGTCGATCTGCATCGTGCAAGGAGTGGCGACGTGTGTAGTCGAAGGACGGAAATATCTGATGTCGGATGATTCGACGGCCTTGCAGCCGCGCGGCCGCGTTCATTATTTCATCAATGAATCACGCCAGCCGATGGCGATGCTTTGGGTTTACGCAGGCCCTGTACCCGAACGGCTGGTGGTGGATGAAAATAATGCGACCGTCGCAGGCAATCCGTGGAAGTGA
- a CDS encoding sugar phosphate isomerase/epimerase, with product MKLKLATADFSFPLLPHDRVLDLIAMLELDGVDLGLFEGRSHLWPSKEFRQPSRSGKEMARKLKGRGLKAADVFLQTNPDFVSYASNHPEPGRRKKARLWFEKTLEYADACGSTHVTALPGVLFPDEPSAASWGRCADELMWRVEKAGAAGITFSVEAHVGSIAPTPRDALKLLARVPGLTLTLDYTHFIRAGFKDAQIEPLLPHASHFHVRGAVKGRLQTSFKNNAIDYKRVFQQLRKNRYQGYLGIEYVWIDWEHCNEVDNLSETILYRNFFRRLA from the coding sequence ATGAAACTAAAACTCGCCACCGCCGATTTTTCCTTCCCGCTCCTGCCGCACGACAGGGTGCTCGATCTGATTGCGATGCTGGAGTTAGACGGCGTGGACCTCGGACTGTTTGAGGGACGTTCGCATCTCTGGCCATCAAAAGAATTCCGTCAGCCAAGCCGTTCCGGCAAGGAGATGGCGCGGAAACTCAAAGGCCGAGGACTCAAAGCCGCGGATGTGTTTTTGCAGACTAACCCCGACTTTGTCTCCTATGCGTCAAATCACCCAGAACCCGGAAGGCGTAAGAAAGCCCGGTTATGGTTTGAAAAAACGCTGGAGTACGCCGATGCGTGCGGTTCAACCCATGTGACCGCATTACCCGGCGTGCTGTTCCCGGATGAACCCTCAGCCGCATCCTGGGGGCGTTGTGCGGATGAGTTGATGTGGCGTGTTGAAAAAGCGGGTGCAGCAGGCATCACCTTTTCGGTCGAGGCACACGTCGGTTCGATCGCGCCGACTCCCAGAGACGCCCTCAAACTTCTCGCAAGAGTTCCCGGCCTGACGCTGACGCTCGACTACACGCACTTTATTCGTGCTGGATTTAAGGATGCTCAGATTGAGCCATTGCTGCCGCACGCGAGCCACTTCCATGTGCGTGGTGCAGTCAAAGGCCGTCTGCAAACGTCGTTTAAGAATAATGCCATCGACTACAAACGAGTTTTTCAGCAGTTGAGGAAGAACCGTTATCAGGGTTATCTGGGCATCGAATATGTGTGGATTGATTGGGAGCATTGCAACGAGGTGGACAACCTGAGCGAGACGATTCTGTACCGCAATTTCTTCCGCCGCCTCGCTTGA
- the ilvD gene encoding dihydroxy-acid dehydratase: MPASLNKYSAHVTQPKSQGASQAMLYGTGLSEEDMNKAQVGIVANWFDGNPCNMHLNDLAAKVKEGVTAANLVPMRFNTIGVSDGLSMGTEGMSYSLQSRDLIADSIETVMSAQWYDALVALPGCDKNMPGCLIAMARLNRPALMVYGGTIKPGLTGNQPRDIVSAFQCYGEFIAGRITEEERKQIVRKSCPGAGACGGMYTANTMASAIEAMGMALPYSSDIPAEDPEKLRECIQAGAAIRKLLEMDLKPRDIMTRAAFENAMVVVMAVGGSTNAVLHLIAMARAVGVKLTIDDFQKVSDRVPFLADLKPSGKYVQEDLHKVGGTPAVMKYLLSKGFIDGTCITVTGKSVAENLAALPGLKAGQDVFHTIENPIKKTGHIQILYGNFAPGGSVAKITGKEGLVFSGTVRAFDQEEAMLRGLEQGKIKKGDVVVIRYEGPKGGPGMPEMLTPTSAIMGAGLGKDVALMTDGRFSGGSHGFIVGHITPEAQEGGPIALAQDGDKITIDAEKRAITLHVSDEELKKRKAAWKAPPLRATRGTLYKYIKTVKPASEGCVTDE, translated from the coding sequence ATGCCCGCATCCCTCAATAAGTATTCCGCCCACGTGACGCAGCCCAAAAGTCAGGGTGCTTCGCAGGCGATGCTCTACGGCACCGGCCTCAGCGAAGAAGACATGAACAAAGCCCAGGTCGGCATCGTCGCCAACTGGTTTGACGGTAATCCGTGCAACATGCACCTCAACGATCTGGCCGCCAAAGTCAAAGAGGGCGTCACCGCAGCCAATCTCGTGCCGATGCGGTTTAACACGATCGGCGTCTCAGACGGCCTGTCGATGGGCACCGAGGGCATGAGCTATTCGCTCCAGTCGCGTGATCTGATCGCTGACTCCATCGAAACGGTGATGTCCGCGCAATGGTACGACGCGCTGGTGGCGCTGCCCGGTTGCGATAAAAACATGCCCGGCTGTCTGATCGCCATGGCTCGATTGAATCGACCGGCGCTGATGGTGTATGGCGGGACGATCAAGCCCGGACTTACGGGTAATCAGCCGCGCGATATCGTGTCGGCTTTCCAGTGTTACGGCGAGTTCATCGCAGGCAGGATCACCGAGGAAGAACGCAAGCAGATCGTCCGCAAAAGCTGCCCCGGAGCCGGTGCCTGCGGCGGTATGTACACCGCCAACACGATGGCCAGCGCGATCGAAGCGATGGGCATGGCCTTACCTTACTCCTCGGATATTCCCGCGGAAGATCCCGAAAAGCTCCGGGAGTGTATTCAGGCTGGTGCAGCCATCCGTAAGCTGCTGGAGATGGACCTCAAGCCGCGTGACATCATGACGCGCGCTGCTTTTGAAAACGCGATGGTTGTGGTGATGGCTGTCGGCGGATCGACTAACGCGGTGCTGCACCTGATTGCGATGGCGCGTGCGGTCGGCGTCAAGCTGACGATCGACGACTTCCAGAAAGTAAGCGACCGTGTGCCGTTTCTGGCGGATCTCAAACCCAGCGGCAAATACGTGCAGGAAGACCTGCATAAGGTCGGAGGTACGCCGGCGGTGATGAAGTACCTGCTGAGCAAGGGATTCATCGACGGCACCTGCATCACCGTCACGGGTAAATCAGTCGCGGAAAACCTCGCCGCCTTGCCGGGACTCAAAGCGGGGCAGGATGTTTTTCATACGATTGAAAACCCGATCAAAAAAACCGGACACATTCAGATCCTTTACGGCAACTTCGCTCCCGGCGGATCAGTGGCGAAGATCACGGGCAAGGAAGGGCTGGTGTTTTCCGGCACAGTCCGCGCGTTTGATCAGGAAGAAGCGATGCTACGCGGACTTGAGCAGGGCAAGATCAAGAAAGGCGATGTGGTGGTGATCCGCTACGAAGGCCCCAAGGGCGGCCCTGGGATGCCGGAGATGCTCACGCCGACCAGCGCGATCATGGGCGCGGGACTCGGTAAGGATGTCGCGCTGATGACCGATGGCCGTTTCAGCGGCGGCAGCCACGGCTTCATCGTCGGTCACATTACGCCTGAGGCGCAGGAAGGCGGGCCGATCGCGCTGGCGCAGGACGGCGATAAAATCACGATCGATGCTGAAAAGCGGGCGATCACCCTGCACGTGAGCGACGAGGAATTGAAGAAGCGCAAGGCGGCATGGAAGGCTCCGCCGTTACGCGCGACCCGCGGGACTCTCTACAAATACATCAAGACGGTCAAACCTGCGTCCGAAGGCTGCGTGACGGATGAGTAA
- the purE gene encoding 5-(carboxyamino)imidazole ribonucleotide mutase, whose product MTTSSNPLVGVIMGSKSDWDTLSHADEMLKKFGVPHECKVVSAHRTPDWMRQYAQEAEKRGIEVIIAGAGGAAHLPGMVSSHTVLPVLGVPVESAALKGMDSLLSIVQMPGGVPVGTLAIGRPGAINAALLAIAILANKRPELREKLKAFRGEQSQKVLEERLP is encoded by the coding sequence ATGACCACCAGTTCAAATCCCCTCGTCGGCGTCATCATGGGCAGCAAGTCCGATTGGGACACGCTGTCCCATGCGGATGAGATGTTGAAAAAATTCGGTGTGCCGCACGAATGCAAGGTGGTCAGTGCCCACCGCACGCCTGACTGGATGCGACAGTACGCACAGGAAGCAGAGAAACGCGGCATCGAAGTGATCATTGCCGGCGCAGGCGGAGCAGCTCATCTACCGGGGATGGTCTCGTCACACACCGTACTGCCGGTGCTGGGTGTGCCAGTGGAAAGCGCGGCACTCAAAGGTATGGACTCGCTGCTGTCGATTGTTCAGATGCCCGGCGGCGTGCCTGTGGGGACGCTGGCGATCGGCAGGCCCGGCGCGATCAACGCAGCTCTGCTGGCCATTGCCATCCTCGCCAACAAGCGACCGGAATTACGAGAAAAACTCAAAGCCTTCCGAGGGGAGCAATCACAAAAAGTGCTCGAGGAGAGGCTTCCTTGA
- a CDS encoding 5-(carboxyamino)imidazole ribonucleotide synthase — MSNADRRIILPGATVGVLGSGQLGRMFAIAARRMGYRVHTYSPDDDTPTGQVADLEVQGSYDDLDAVRQFARGVSVVTFEFENVSAAAAEAASHYAPVRPGGDVLHTTQHRLREKTFLQTNGFPVTPFAVVRTPAELEAALMKLGAPAILKTAGWGYDGKGQVKITSPAATNEAWKKLNSHEAVLEAFVDFQCEVSVVAARGIDGSFAHHGVIENTHANHILDISVSPAHVSEKIARQAIEITRGILEKLNVVGVLCVEFFINQKGEPLVNELAPRPHNSGHLTFDASVTSQFEQQLRAICGLPLGSTEQLRPAAMANLLGDLWCSGEPDWVGACAIPEVKVHLYGKAEPRPGRKMGHLTATASTVDLAKSHVIAARNALLRR; from the coding sequence TTGAGCAACGCAGATCGCAGGATCATTCTTCCTGGTGCGACTGTCGGCGTGCTGGGCAGCGGACAGCTTGGCCGGATGTTCGCCATTGCCGCCAGACGCATGGGCTACCGAGTCCACACTTACAGCCCCGACGACGATACGCCCACTGGTCAAGTCGCCGACCTCGAAGTGCAGGGAAGTTACGACGACCTCGACGCTGTGCGGCAATTTGCGCGAGGGGTCAGCGTCGTGACCTTTGAGTTTGAGAATGTTTCGGCTGCGGCTGCTGAGGCGGCATCGCATTATGCCCCTGTGCGACCGGGCGGCGATGTGCTGCACACGACGCAGCATCGCTTGCGGGAAAAGACGTTTCTCCAGACCAACGGCTTCCCTGTTACCCCCTTTGCAGTGGTGCGGACGCCTGCGGAGCTTGAGGCCGCACTGATGAAACTCGGCGCACCCGCCATACTCAAGACCGCCGGGTGGGGTTACGACGGCAAGGGTCAGGTGAAGATCACCTCACCTGCCGCGACAAATGAGGCGTGGAAAAAACTCAACTCTCATGAGGCAGTCCTTGAAGCATTCGTCGATTTCCAGTGTGAAGTCTCCGTGGTCGCAGCTCGCGGGATCGACGGTTCCTTCGCGCATCATGGTGTGATTGAAAATACACACGCCAATCACATACTCGATATTTCCGTATCGCCGGCTCATGTCTCGGAAAAGATCGCTCGACAGGCCATCGAAATCACGCGGGGCATTCTGGAAAAACTCAATGTCGTCGGCGTGCTGTGCGTTGAGTTTTTTATCAATCAAAAGGGTGAGCCGCTGGTAAACGAGCTGGCTCCGCGTCCGCACAATTCCGGCCACCTAACCTTCGACGCCAGCGTTACGAGTCAATTCGAGCAACAACTCCGCGCGATCTGCGGACTGCCTCTGGGATCAACGGAACAGCTTCGCCCCGCTGCGATGGCCAATCTGCTTGGAGACCTGTGGTGCAGTGGCGAGCCTGATTGGGTGGGTGCCTGTGCGATACCGGAGGTGAAGGTCCATCTTTACGGAAAGGCTGAGCCGCGACCAGGTCGAAAAATGGGCCATTTGACCGCGACGGCATCTACGGTGGACTTAGCAAAATCACACGTCATTGCAGCACGCAACGCGTTATTGCGACGTTAA
- the pduL gene encoding phosphate propanoyltransferase, which translates to MVSNATPLDRRVVEQLVRQVLRDQWVGKSGQSFKSPTPGTGPNPLRVNVSARHAHVSPADLEILFGPGAKLTKLKDLYQDGEFASEQLVNIVGPRNRMIPGVRILGPSRSHTQVELAYTDSIFLGLDIPLRISGDHHDTPGCILVGTHGALNLKQGVIRAERHVHMHPSDCEHYGVKDGDYMKLKIDGPCGVVFDRVKVRQHPKVKLEVHIDTDEGNACHLPSATRMELVK; encoded by the coding sequence ATGGTTTCAAACGCCACGCCTCTGGATCGCCGCGTTGTTGAGCAACTTGTGCGTCAGGTCTTGCGCGATCAATGGGTTGGCAAGAGCGGACAGTCTTTCAAGTCGCCGACACCCGGAACAGGTCCCAATCCTCTGCGCGTCAACGTCTCAGCGCGACATGCTCACGTGTCGCCTGCTGATCTCGAAATTCTTTTCGGACCCGGCGCGAAACTCACCAAGCTCAAAGATCTCTATCAGGACGGAGAGTTCGCCAGCGAGCAACTCGTCAACATCGTCGGTCCGCGCAATCGAATGATTCCCGGCGTGCGCATCCTCGGTCCGTCACGGAGTCACACTCAGGTCGAGCTGGCGTACACGGACTCCATCTTCCTTGGGCTGGACATTCCGTTGCGCATCAGCGGCGATCACCACGACACGCCCGGCTGCATCCTCGTCGGCACGCACGGCGCACTGAACCTCAAGCAGGGCGTCATTCGCGCGGAGCGTCACGTTCATATGCATCCCAGCGATTGCGAGCATTACGGCGTCAAAGACGGGGACTACATGAAGCTCAAAATCGACGGGCCGTGCGGTGTCGTTTTCGATCGCGTCAAGGTTCGCCAGCACCCGAAGGTGAAACTCGAAGTCCACATCGACACCGATGAGGGCAACGCATGTCATCTTCCCAGCGCGACACGAATGGAGCTTGTGAAATAA
- a CDS encoding BMC domain-containing protein has protein sequence MPQAALGMVETKGLIALIEASDAMMKAANVTMIGWDKVGSGMVTTFITGDVAAVKAAVDAGAAAAGKIGQVVGVHIIARPHDELAAVMPKKKPGNKNATA, from the coding sequence ATGCCTCAAGCAGCACTCGGAATGGTTGAAACCAAGGGGCTGATCGCCCTGATCGAAGCCAGCGACGCGATGATGAAGGCCGCGAATGTCACCATGATTGGATGGGACAAAGTCGGCAGCGGTATGGTGACGACATTCATCACTGGCGATGTCGCCGCAGTCAAAGCGGCGGTTGATGCCGGTGCGGCGGCGGCGGGCAAGATCGGCCAGGTGGTCGGCGTCCATATCATCGCCCGCCCGCACGACGAACTGGCCGCGGTGATGCCCAAGAAGAAGCCAGGCAACAAAAACGCGACGGCCTGA
- a CDS encoding BMC domain-containing protein, which yields MSAIGMIETRGQTGVVEATDAMLKAADVQLVKTVPIGGAYVTVIVRGDVGSVKAAVDAGAEAAGKVGELVAAHVIARPHDQLLDSF from the coding sequence ATGAGCGCAATTGGAATGATTGAGACAAGAGGGCAGACCGGCGTGGTCGAAGCGACCGACGCCATGCTCAAGGCTGCGGATGTGCAACTAGTCAAGACGGTACCGATCGGCGGTGCGTATGTCACCGTCATCGTGCGCGGCGATGTCGGCTCGGTGAAGGCAGCGGTGGACGCGGGTGCTGAGGCGGCAGGGAAGGTCGGCGAGCTTGTCGCCGCTCATGTCATCGCCCGTCCGCACGATCAGTTGCTCGACAGCTTCTGA
- a CDS encoding acetate/propionate family kinase, with product MIVLIANLGSTSFKYKLFDMPREQVLATGAADRIGLGRSAWSVAVGERRGEGVVDLADHAAAIDLHLTQLVKLGAIARIDGVEAIGFKAVHGGPISGAVRVTEEVLAVQEQFADVTPQHNPPYVAAMRAFGKKLPDVPQVAAFETAFHQTIPLPRQVYGIPYEWTTKLGIRRYGFHGASHRYIATRMKEIVPTARKIISCHLGGSCSICAIEDGRSVANSFGMTAQSGVFHASRVGDFDTFALLKLLKSAGGSLDLDAIFKKLGKEGGLAGLSGVSADMREVEQAAASGNSQAQLALDAFIESCRHYVAAYLGVLNGADAIVFTGGVGQFGKSIREGVLRGFDYAGVHLDPRKNQSASGKTEERIDAESSRTQVWVVPTNEELIVARQTIEVLTGAVKQQAITV from the coding sequence ATGATTGTTCTGATCGCCAACCTCGGATCGACGAGCTTCAAATACAAGCTCTTCGACATGCCTCGTGAGCAGGTGCTCGCGACAGGAGCCGCTGACCGCATCGGCCTGGGTCGCAGCGCGTGGTCCGTGGCTGTGGGCGAGCGGCGGGGCGAGGGCGTGGTCGATCTGGCGGATCATGCGGCAGCGATCGACCTGCACCTGACGCAACTGGTAAAGCTCGGTGCGATTGCGCGGATTGATGGCGTCGAAGCGATCGGCTTCAAGGCGGTTCATGGCGGGCCGATTTCCGGCGCGGTGCGTGTGACGGAGGAAGTGCTCGCCGTGCAGGAGCAGTTTGCCGATGTCACGCCGCAGCACAATCCGCCGTATGTGGCCGCGATGCGGGCGTTTGGGAAAAAGCTGCCGGACGTGCCCCAGGTGGCAGCGTTCGAGACCGCGTTTCATCAGACCATACCACTGCCGCGACAGGTGTACGGCATTCCTTATGAGTGGACGACGAAGCTGGGTATCCGTCGTTATGGCTTCCACGGCGCGAGCCATCGCTACATCGCCACCCGGATGAAGGAGATCGTGCCGACTGCACGGAAGATCATCTCCTGCCATCTCGGAGGGTCGTGTTCGATCTGCGCGATTGAGGACGGACGAAGCGTCGCCAACAGCTTCGGCATGACCGCGCAATCAGGCGTGTTCCACGCATCACGAGTCGGCGACTTTGACACCTTTGCGTTACTCAAACTGCTCAAGTCAGCCGGCGGCAGCCTCGATCTCGATGCGATTTTCAAAAAACTCGGCAAGGAAGGCGGCCTGGCGGGTTTATCCGGGGTCAGTGCCGACATGCGAGAGGTCGAGCAGGCAGCCGCGTCAGGTAATTCACAGGCGCAGTTGGCACTCGATGCCTTCATTGAGAGTTGTCGCCACTACGTCGCTGCGTATCTGGGGGTGCTCAACGGTGCGGATGCGATCGTGTTTACAGGCGGCGTCGGCCAGTTCGGCAAGTCGATCCGCGAGGGAGTCCTGCGCGGTTTCGATTACGCGGGCGTGCATCTTGATCCACGCAAAAATCAAAGCGCGTCAGGTAAAACAGAAGAACGCATCGACGCGGAATCAAGCAGAACACAAGTGTGGGTCGTCCCCACAAATGAGGAATTAATCGTCGCACGGCAAACCATCGAAGTGTTGACGGGAGCCGTCAAACAGCAAGCCATCACCGTGTGA
- a CDS encoding BMC domain-containing protein translates to MPQQAIGMIETKGLIGAIEALDASLKAANVKFVRQDKVGSGLVAITLEGDVAAVKAAVDAGAEAARRVGEVVSVHVIARPHEDVSKL, encoded by the coding sequence ATGCCTCAGCAAGCTATCGGAATGATTGAAACCAAAGGTCTCATCGGAGCGATCGAAGCACTGGATGCCTCGCTCAAAGCTGCCAACGTGAAGTTTGTCCGTCAGGACAAAGTCGGCAGCGGGCTGGTCGCCATCACCCTTGAAGGTGATGTGGCCGCGGTCAAGGCCGCGGTGGATGCCGGTGCTGAGGCGGCTCGCCGCGTTGGTGAAGTTGTCAGCGTCCACGTGATCGCACGCCCGCATGAGGACGTGTCGAAGCTGTAA
- a CDS encoding EutN/CcmL family microcompartment protein gives MFLARVKGHVVATAKDPAIKGQRLLIVEPLKVDYDDTRAAANQPGEGGGRLDVTGRAIVAMDHIGAGEGQLVLIVQGSSARMAEGLNKVPVDAVIIGIVDEAVVMGQRVN, from the coding sequence TTGTTCCTTGCACGAGTCAAAGGTCACGTCGTCGCCACCGCGAAAGATCCCGCCATCAAGGGGCAGCGGCTGCTGATTGTCGAGCCGTTGAAAGTGGACTACGACGACACGCGAGCTGCTGCCAATCAACCCGGCGAGGGCGGCGGGCGGCTGGATGTGACGGGTCGCGCGATCGTCGCGATGGACCACATCGGCGCAGGTGAGGGTCAACTCGTGCTGATCGTGCAAGGCTCCAGCGCCCGCATGGCTGAGGGGTTGAACAAAGTACCCGTGGACGCGGTGATCATCGGCATTGTCGATGAAGCGGTGGTCATGGGGCAACGGGTGAACTGA